The segment GCGGGTTTGGTGATTCCCTGGATGTTATCACGGAGAACTTTCCGGTGACGCTTGGCGCCTCCTTTACCGAGTCCTTTGCCTCCTTTCCCGCGACCGCTCATGGTGACACAGTTCAGATAATTGAGAcaagaaacaaagtgagaaagTGAAGAAGCAGCTGAGGAGGCGGAGACTTacagacagtctgcggacgtGAGTGAGGACTGTCAGTCGAGCGCAGTCCGTCTTCCTCTTCAAGCTCCAGAGTGTGAGCCGTGCTACTTCCGGTTAGGAAAAAcatccttcaaagtaaaagcacatcGCCCCTGACACAAACCTCTGAAATCCAGAACTAATTGTCTAATTAACACAgattgtactttgtgttttaattaattcagttcatGGCATCAAATTCACCCggaatatttgtttcttttatttcatttatttattataagttGTGCTGGTTGAAATTAAtaacaggaagccaatgaaaaacaaaaacctgtgtAAATGTTTTAGTATAATTTGTTCTGTAGAACAAGATAAGAGGGCAACAGATGTTACACAGTGGTTATGACTATTATTAAACATGCACTGAGTTGGAACACATGTAAAAACtcaaacagtttattttaaaaagattcataaatgtaaataaatgtgattttcacagtaaaagtgCTCATAAGTTTTATGTACTTTTACACAAGCTAATGCtgtaaattaattcattaatgtgTAATTAATATAAGACATATACTTCATGCATAGTCTGCTCAAGTGAAACACTAGCAACAGTCTGTAAAACTCTGATGCACTCCAAATGTGTAAGTCCTGGATTTATGCAAATGTAACCAAAAGAAAATAtagattcataaatgtaaataaatgtgattttcacaCTAAAAGTGCTCATAAGTTTTATGTACCGTCACACAAGCTAATGctgtaaatgaattaattttatttatttaaaagggacAGTGCATATTAATAAAGATTCACAGGTTGatgttaaaaaaggaaaatgacagaaaaaactcagcaaaataaaacagacaagaaaaaaaagtttacaacagagacacattactACAATTAACGGGGACATTAACATTGCACATTAACGGGGAAttgtataaaaaaatgtaagtaCTAAAAGTTTCACAAAAGCCCATGATTTGAATGCATACTGATTACGGTGAGTTATGATCACAAATCTGATTAGATCGAAGCCACAGCTTCAACTGTCCCTTGTTAATATACTGGGACTGTCTTATTGATGTGTAATTAATATGAGGTATACTTTATGCATAGACTGCTCAAGTGAACCACCAGCAACAGTCTGTAATATGTGACAATGTAAGGCCTGGATTTATGCATTTGTAACCAGGTTACTCTGAGCAGAGGAAATCTATGATGCATGTGATAAAAACATGAGGTCACATGGAGCACTGAGATTTGATCATGTTCTTAAACcaatgtaacttttaaagtgttGTAGTAAGATGAGCCACCCAGTGTCACCATGTTGATCCTATTTAAGTTATGTTAACTCAGTTACATTGTACATAGTGATATTGAGACTTGAGTGTTGAGGTGTAGGAAGGCCTGAGctctgagaggaggaggtgggtggcTCTTAAAAGAGCCTTTGTGCAGTGGGGGTTGAGGATCGTGGTTTACTTGGCCTTGACGGCCTTCTCAGTCTTCTTGGGCAGCAGCACGGCCTGGATGTTGGGCAGCACGCCGCCCTGAGCGATGGTGACTCCGCCGAGCAGCTTGTTGAGCTCCTCGTCGTTGCGGACGGCGAGCTGCAGGTGACGGGGGATGATCCTGGTCTTCTTGTTGTCCCGGGCGGCGTTCCCGGCCAACTCGAGGATCTCAGCGGTGAGGTACTCGAGCACCGCCGCCAGGTAGACCGGAGCGCCGGCACCGACACGCTGAGCGTAGTGTCCCTTCCTCAGCAGCCTGTGGACACGACCGACGGGGAACTGCAGCCCGGCACGGGAGGAGCGAGTCTTGGCCTTAGACCTCACCTTTCCTCCGCCAACTTTATCGCGTCCAGACATGTTTAGTTTCTTCCGATCGATGACTCAGAGCAGAATATCCTCTAGCCGCCGGATCGCTCTTTATATCGCTGCTGGCGGCTGCTAGCGCGTCGCTGATTGGTCAGACGTAGCGCCAGATCGATCGTCCAATCAGAAACGATCACGTAAAGACGCCGTGGAGAATGCACAGCTTCCGCTCGCACTTAGTGgaacttacaaaataaaacaaactgctctttcacattaaaagcccaTTAAACGTTTTAATGTCTGCAACTTAAATGTGAGCTTCAATAAAGAAGGACATTTGTTTCTAGCTTCAACCAATCAATAATTTTTTCTGTTGAAGTATTGATCCAAACTAACACTATTGTCAAGCTTCAGCACCCGACACATCAAACTACATGTTGATCCATGTCTGATTTttacatgaagaagaaactggaCTGCCACAGTGAACACGCAGCAGGCATGAAGATTCGCtcacaataaacacattaaagtgACCTATGATACAGATGAAGTTAAAGCAATGTGctaaatctgcatttaaatgaacCTGTGCTAAaatctttacaaatagaaaactatataaagcAAAAATAGAATAACattttgtatataaaaataagaaatagagATAAAAACGATATAGAATGAGCTGAGGCTGTACACACTGAATGAAGATCGAGGTTGTGCAAACTGAGTCCAAAGCGACAGTAGTCAGTGCAACAGAGAATAAGCTTGTCAGTAGTTTATTGTCCTGTGCTGTCTCCTGTCCTGACTGAGAGCTGCTGTACAGTCTGATGTTCTTCAGTCCGGTGGTGGAGCAGGACATGGACAGCAGTTCTCCTCTGCCTGGTGAAGGTGGGtgaagtcacagagactacatccagattttagaTGGTCTGTGCATGAACTTGATGATATTTATGAATTGTTGAACTTCAGTAAAGGCTCTGAGTAATTCTTCAACCACTGCAAATGAAATGTTGCTCTGCACTGAGTCAGATAACCGGCAGTGTTGCTGCATCCTgacaaataattcaaataatttaGGTCGTTAGGATgttcactgaacactgaacctttatttatacttaGAGTGAGAAACAGCGCCACCAGGAGGCCAGTCAGGACAACAACATCAATCacttaattaataataatcaatcaatcaatcatgtgtgaatattttgtggtttacatgtgtatgtatatgttattatatatctgtataacatatatatatatacacgtgtaTGTATacgttattatatatctgtataacatatatacacacatgtatgtNNNNNNNNNNNNNNNNNNNNNNNNNNNNNNCATATACACCACAggtgtattttaaaaaaatcattcttATGCTGCAAATCTGCCATCAAACCGGTATTCTTTGGAGTCTTCTCTCGATGCTCACCTGCAGCCTCAGGGCTTGGGTGCAgttttattaaaaccatttttttagAGAGTTCGCATGTTTATAATTAACGGAGCTTTGCTCTGTGGGTGCTGAGTGTGGAGTGTGTGGGATCTCTTAAAAGACACCGTGTGTTATGTGGAGGCGAGCGGCTGGTTACTGGACTGGGTACTTGGTCCACGGCCTTGGTTTTTTTTGCCCTGGGACACGGCGTGCTTGGCCCGAGGCTCGCCAGGCAGCAAGCAGGCGGACGGGGGCGGTTCCTGGATtctttcacttattttttttcttattcttccGCTGGACGTGACTGTTCGCAGGCTGGGAGcgcttgtttgttgtttgttgttttgtatgtgaGCCAGCCGGGGGCCTTAACCGGCCACCGCTCGAAGCTGCGTTGAACGACGAAGGCGAAGGAGTTCTTCCTAATGGTCTGATGCCCACATGGCCTGGAGGAGCCGAAGATGAGGAGATTGCCAGGGTGCGGGTGTGGTGGACCTGCTTCATCACTTGTCAACGTAGATGGGCTTTAGCTCCTCTGCCTGGTCTTCCGCATTCTTGTTCCGTTGCCGGCGATCTTGGTCACCGCTTTTCCTTGTGGAAGACCTCTTCTTGGGGCGCTGTCTTCCGGCTGTGGGTTCAGGTCATGTTGCCTGTCCGGCGGAGCTTACGTGCCGCTCAGATGCGCTGTCGTGCCTTTACAACACCGCATGCAAAGTGCGCTGGGCGCGGCAGCGCCGCGCTCTGATTGGTGCGTTCTCTAGCGCGTCAACAGAGTAATAAGATGCGGAGTGGTGCGATGCTGCAGTGcttgttgtttctttatttgttctgcATGTTGGAACAAGCATAGCTGACGTACAATCATGTACATTTAGGACGATCTGAACGCCACAGTCAGGAAAACGGGTTCTTCTGGCGGTTCTGGAACGCTCTCCCTCAACCAACAATCAGATCCTGTCACTACCGATTCTGTAACATCCTTGAGTCGCACCTCCTCATATCCGAGCTACAAGCTGAGTGAAACCTCCTTGACCAACATCTTAGTTCCTCCGCCCAGTCCGCTGGCTGCACATCTTCCTTACTCATGCTCAAAACTCTAAATAATAACGCCCCGAACTGCGAGATCTGTAGTCAGTCCAGCTTTCATTCTAAATGCAGTCATGCATACTGTAGATCCAGTAGTTCCTCCCAACCTTTTTGTTGGCTGAGGTAATACCCCCGAGCCTTCTTGTTCACGTTCAGGAGTACCCCTCACACTATATTAGTGTTGAAAAGTCTCAAAAAAATAGAGCATCACACAGCGTTATAGATAGaataattttatgtttatttatatctctCTAATGAAACTATAACTTGTCAGGCTTTTCTTTCATTCccatctcttcttttttatcGCATCAACACttacagaagaaataaagaatattgTGTATGACATACAAAAAATGCCACTGCATATACTCGGTCGGTCAGAGTGAGTCTCGGGCGGTCAGTGAGTTGTGGGGGCACCGTACCAGGGTGCGTTCCTGCCTCTGAGGGCGTAAGACCCGGAAAACACAGGGATCCAAACAGAGGTGAAATAAGGTGCCTCTTATGGTTAAACAGTAGAGCTTAAATATAGGGGTACGGAAGTTCTCACACACGCAGGGAGGCCTGAGTTCCCAAAGTCTTGTGGGCTCATTTTACAGAGTTAGGAAAGTGATATACTTGAAAACTTTAAGATAATTACTACCATATCTTGTTACTGTAATCATCTTTATGCATTCATGTGATTCATTGTATTTTATCAGTCAGGTAAtttcttgtcattttatcatcattgtaattcattgtcatgttTGTTATATCATGTCTATTGTCATTTATCGTCatatgtcattttatcatccttgtaattcattgtccatttatatcattcattgtaatctCATGTCATTTATCATCCTTGTAAATTCCATTTGTCAGTATCTGTAAGTCGATGTCCCATTGTACATTATTGTACATTGTCGTTTTATCAGTCATTGCtaattcattgtccatttttagTCAGATCTGTCTTTATATCAGCATTGTAATTCTTGTCATTTATCCGTCATGTAATTCCATTGTCATTTTCGTCATTGTAAATTCATTGTGCATATTCTGTatcttgtcattttatcagtcatgtgaTCATGTCTTACAtcatgtgattcattgtcattttatcacattGTAATTGCACTGTCATTTTATTCAGTCTTGTCAAGTCATTGtccatttatcagtcattgtgtaATTCATTGATCCATTTTATCTTTCATTGGTAATTCACTGTATTATCGTATCCGTCCCTAGTCCTTtctcagtcattgtaatacattgttcattttatccATCATTAGTATTcactgtcattttatcagtcctTTATATTTCACTTCAGTATCATTGTTCTTTCTATTATCACTCACGTCttagtcattgtaattcattgtccattttatcagtcattgtaattcatgtgtCCTTTTATCAGTCATGTCAATTGTACATAttgttgtgttgatgtttttctgtagACCGACATCACATTGCACGTCTTGCCGTCCGGAGGGGACCCTCCTTGGCCTTCTGAGAGTTtcttcacacctttttttttcctgtaaggTTTTGTGGGGAGTTTTTCTTCACTGGAAACCGTGGGTCTAAGGaaagggtgtcactccctgaacaattgtaaagcctcagagga is part of the Larimichthys crocea isolate SSNF chromosome XX, L_crocea_2.0, whole genome shotgun sequence genome and harbors:
- the LOC113744068 gene encoding histone H2A-like → MSGRDKVGGGKVRSKAKTRSSRAGLQFPVGRVHRLLRKGHYAQRVGAGAPVYLAAVLEYLTAEILELAGNAARDNKKTRIIPRHLQLAVRNDEELNKLLGGVTIAQGGVLPNIQAVLLPKKTEKAVKAK